From Polyodon spathula isolate WHYD16114869_AA chromosome 24, ASM1765450v1, whole genome shotgun sequence, one genomic window encodes:
- the LOC121298816 gene encoding zinc finger protein 883-like: MSQLDHPKQRSKHPQLLNRIVCAAMDSVKMESVQIKEEFPELEPVPIRVEFSGLASLPIKQEQCESSQTEVSDIKAEHNEWEIHQTEPLPVKQEEVLEAVCLKWEPHEVKFDHMETWNEESKDFKPNIPELEPVRLRECSVVLERICVREQDAGEEGFPNSTQGCGKEDECLHSECSLAGSSPETKVRAGGGEYPDCGKGFTQLGHFKMHQRNHTGEKLYCCSDCGKSFSRSGDMKAHQRTHTGEKPYPCTRCGKSFSQSNNLVSHQRIHTGEKPYRCSDCGKRFTQSNNLVSHQRIHRGEKLCCCSDCGKSFSRSGTLKAHQQIHTGGKTYCCSDCGKSFSHSNSFIFHQRIHTGEKPYRCSDCGKSFSVSGQLTIHQRIHTGVQPYHCSDCGKSFSQSASLKKHQRIHTGEKPYHCSDCGKSFSCSGNLKAHQRIHTGEKQHHCSDCGKSFRLKQSLQKHQRIHTGEKPYRCSDCGKSFSRSDSLVSHQRIHTGEEPYRCSDCGKSFRFKQGLQKHQQSHRGEKP, encoded by the exons ATGAGCCAGCTTGATCACCCAAAACAGCGCAGCAAACATCCA CAACTACTAAACAGAATCGTGTGTGCTGCCATGGACAGTGTGAAGATGGAATCTGTCCAGATTAAAGAGGAGTTCCCTGAACTTGAACCTGTCCCCATTAGAGTGGAGTTCTCTGGGCTGGCTTCCCTTCCCATTAAACAGGAGCAATGTGAAAGCAGTCAGACAGAGGTCTCTGACATAAAAGCTGAGCACAATGAATGGGAGATCCACCAGACAGAACCCCTTCCTGTTAAAcaagaggaggtgctggaagCTGTCTGTCTTAAATGGGAGCCCCATGAAGTAAAGTTTGACCACATGGAAACATGGAATGAAGAATCCAAGGACTTCAAACCAAAtatccctgagctggagcctgtacgcctgcgggagtgtagcgtggtgctggagagaatctgcGTGAGAGAACAAGATGCTGGAGAGGAAGGCTTTCCCAACAGCACGCAAGGATGTGGAAAGGAAGATGAGTGCTTgcattcagaatgcagtctagcag GTTCCAGTCCAGAAACTAAAGTGAGGGCGGGCGGTGGAGAATATCCTGATTGTGGGAAAGGTTTCACCCAGTTGGGGCATTTTAAAATGCACCAGCGaaatcacacaggagagaaactgtattgctgctctgactgtgggaagagtttcagtagGTCAGGAGACATGAAAGCACACCaacgaactcacacaggagagaaaccgtatcccTGCACTcgctgtgggaagagtttcagtcagtcaaacaaccttgtttcacaccagcgaatacacacaggagagaaaccatatcgctgctctgactgtgggaagcgATTCACTCAGTCAAACaaccttgtttcacaccagcgaattcacagagGAGAGAAACTGTGTTGCTGCtctgattgtgggaagagttttagtCGGTCAGGGACCCTGAAagcacaccagcaaattcacacaggcgggaaaacatattgttgctctgactgtgggaagagtttcagccattcaaacagctttattttccaccagcgaattcacacaggagagaaaccgtatcgctgctctgactgtggaaagagtttcagtgtttcaggACAACTGAcaatacaccagcgaattcacacaggagttCAAccatatcactgctctgactgtgggaagagtttcagtcagtcagccAGCCTTAAAAagcaccagcgaattcacacaggagagaaaccgtatcactgctctgactgtgggaagagtttcagttgcTCGGGAAACCTGAaagcacaccagcgaattcacacaggagagaaacagcatcactgctctgactgtgggaagagtttccgtCTTAAACAAAGCCTtcaaaaacaccagcgaattcacacaggtgagaaaccgtatcgctgctctgactgtgggaagagtttcagtcggtcagacagccttgtttcacaccagcgaattcacacaggagaggaaccgtatcgctgctctgactgtgggaagagtttccgcTTTAAACAAGGCCTTCAGAAACACCAGCAAAGTCACAGAGGAGAGAAACCTTAA